One window of Microtus pennsylvanicus isolate mMicPen1 chromosome X, mMicPen1.hap1, whole genome shotgun sequence genomic DNA carries:
- the LOC142840360 gene encoding olfactory receptor 10A4-like, with product MTQISEIVLLGFGDLHGLQFVLFGIFLTIYVMTLIGNFVILTVISADCSLHTPMYFFLGHFSFLEIGYTTTIEPIMLRTLLSAHVPISFLACACQFYFFASLVAAECFFLAVMSYDRYIAICNPLHYSNIMDFWGCFQLAVASWLAGFLAPILLMIFIFRLTFCSANEIDHFFCDLKPIMKLACTNTQVAEMTSFICTSLFALAPFLLTLASYSHIICAILRIPSTTGKQRAFSTCSSHLTVVSLYYGTLGIVYGFPSMPQYEGVLKLLSLLYTVFTPAVNPIIYTLRNKDVKVALKKLVQ from the coding sequence ATGACTCAAATTTCAGAAATTGTCCTTTTGGGTTTTGGGGATCTCCATGGTCTTCAGTTTGTTCTTTTTGGGATATTTCTGACCATTTATGTGATGACTCTCATAGGTAACTTTGTAATTCTCACTGTGATATCCGCTGATTGCTCTCTTCACACAcccatgtatttctttcttgGTCACTTCTCTTTCCTGGAGATTGGTTACACTACAACCATTGAGCCCATAATGCTGAGGACGTTGTTGTCAGCTCATGTGCCTATCTCCTTCCTTGCCTGTGCttgtcagttttatttctttgcttcccTGGTGGCAGCAGAATGCTTCTTCCTTGCTGTAATGTCTTATGATAGATATATAGCCATCTGTAACCCTCTTCACTACTCCAATATCATGGACTTCTGGGGTTGCTTCCAGCTAGCAGTGGCCTCTTGGTTGGCTGGATTTCTGGCACCTATCCTGCTCATGATCTTCATTTTTCGTTTAACATTTTGTTCTGCCAATGAGATTGACCACTTCTTCTGTGATCTGAAGCCCATCATGAAACTGGCCTGCACTAATACTCAAGTGGCTGAAATGACTTCTTTCATATGTACCTCTTTATTTGCCCTTGCTCCCTTCCTTCTGACATTGGCTTCCTATAGTCACATCATTTGTGCCATTCTAAGGATTCCTTCTACCACAGGGAAGCAGAGGGCTTTCTCTACCTGTTCATCCCACCTGACAGTGGTCAGTCTCTATTATGGGACCTTGGGCATTGTTTATGGCTTCCCATCCATGCCTCAGTATGAAGGTGTATTGAAGTTGCTCTCTCTTCTGTACACAGTGTTTACACCTGCTGTCAACCCTATCATTTACACCCTGAGGAACAAGGATGTGAAGGTAGCTCTGAAAAAATTGGTACAatga